In a genomic window of Punica granatum isolate Tunisia-2019 chromosome 6, ASM765513v2, whole genome shotgun sequence:
- the LOC116211772 gene encoding uncharacterized protein LOC116211772, protein MAEVVIHHVNSKYAEAKSCSKRKGNGLTRKCASLVREQRARIYILRRCATMLLCWYIHGDE, encoded by the coding sequence ATGGCCGAGGTTGTTATCCACCATGTTAACTCCAAGTACGCTGAAGCCAAGTCATGCTCGAAGAGGAAAGGCAACGGGCTCACCCGGAAATGTGCTTCTTTGGTTCGGGAGCAACGTGCTCGTATCTACATCCTCCGGCGGTGCGCCACCATGCTCCTATGTTGGTACATCCATGGCGATGAATAA
- the LOC116210453 gene encoding uncharacterized protein C630.12 isoform X2 — protein MDRTSIGLAPTSPALKAAQFYTDLHMRRAYLGSILPFKPDAVIFLGDYFDGGPFLSDEEWKDSLRRLKHIFDLKDQGTHADFSVYYIPGNHDIGYAILHPHKPQVISRYESEFGARNHKFTVGKVDFIAVDAQSLDAYPLKSQSSLSWGFVKNVSSDSNSNPRVLLTHIPLYRPDWTNCGPHRKSPIINQRFRRAIQDQGILYQNYVTEESSNDLLDLIKPVLVLSGHDHDQCAVKHESKLGTVEEITLGTISWQMGNLFPSFMLMSVRNFSESDPNLASPQEAVLTQLCFLPTQTYIYIWYLALFVVTLFSLLFLPTNNKSLWQQVVAVLSNCKQILSSNFFGEGRKEKTDDEDCEYEMIWDAEGSMHLVKKSSNRPQARSTDKDSVERGGALIRPTARKLNQEAETSTNLDISIEGGFDPTAKITPKPNRSISSIVIQRLIRTLRMLTFIAAVNVPLYVMLLFKDWNDQ, from the exons ATGGACAGAACATCAATTGGTCTTGCTCCAACATCGCCTGCACTCAAGGCAGCACAGTTTTATACTGACCTGCACATGCGAAGAGCATACTTGGGTTCCATACTCCCTTTCAAGCCTGATGCAGTTATATTTCTGGGTGATTATTTTGATGGCGGGCCCTTCTTGTCGGATGAAGA ATGGAAGGACTCTTTACGCCGTCTTAAGCATATCTTCGATCTCAAAGATCAAGGAACGCATGCAGATTTTTCAGTCTATTACATCCCAGGGAACCATGACATTGGCTATGCAATCCTTCACCCGCATAAGCCGCAG GTCATCAGCCGTTACGAGAGTGAATTTGGGGCAAGGAACCACAAGTTCACAGTCGGGAAAGTAGACTTTATTGCCGTTGATGCCCAAAGTCTAGATG CATATCCACTAAAAAGTCAGTCTTCCTTATCATGGGGTTTCGTCAAAAATGTTTCCTCTG ATTCAAATTCAAACCCACGGGTTTTGTTAACCCATATTCCATTATACCGCCCGGATTGGACTAATTGTGGGCCCCACCGTAAATCTCCAATCATCAATCAG AGGTTCCGAAGAGCGATTCAAGATCAAGGCATACT GTATCAAAACTACGTCACTGAGGAATCGTCGAATGATTTGCTGGATTTGATCAAACCT GTGCTTGTTTTATCAGGTCATGATCATGATCAATGTGCTGTGAAGCACGAGTCCAAGCTTGGAACTGTTGAGGAG ATCACTCTAGGAACGATAAGCTGGCAGATGGGGAACTTATTCCCGTCTTTCATGCTAATGTCCGTACGAAACTTCTCTGAATCGGATCCAAATTTGGCGAGTCCTCAAGAAGCGGTTTTGACTCAGCTTTGCTTTCTTCCTACGCAAACATACATCTACATATG GTATCTTGCTCTGTTCGTTGTGACTCTATTTAGCCTCCTATTTTTGCCTACGAACAACAAGAGTCTGTGGCAACAGGTAGTTGCAGTTCTCAGCAATTGCAAACAAATACTGAGTTCAAACTTTTTTGGAGAGGGACGGAAAGAGAAAACTGATGATGAAGATTGTGAGTATGAGATGATTTGGGATGCAGAAGGATCCATGCACCTCGTGAAGAAAAGTTCCAATCGCCCTCAAGCACGTTCAACTGATAAGGATTCAGTAGAAAG GGGTGGAGCTCTTATACGGCCCACGGCTAGAAAACTCAATCAGGAAGCAGAGACCTCTACAAACTTGGACATAAGCATTGAAGGTGGCTTCGATCCAACCGCAAAGATTACACCCAAACCGAACAGATCGATAAGCTCGATCGTGATTCAGAGACTGATCCGTACATTACGAATGCTTACTTTCATTGCTGCGGTGAATGTCCCTCTGTACGTGATGCTGCTGTTCAAGGATTGGAATGATCAGTAA
- the LOC116210453 gene encoding uncharacterized protein C630.12 isoform X1 encodes MKQRELAGLLCFTWVVTLLYGEMFAFWVPYLWSCSWPHHHHQSSGSEMVEAGKQNDYAKIAVLADPQLMDRTSIGLAPTSPALKAAQFYTDLHMRRAYLGSILPFKPDAVIFLGDYFDGGPFLSDEEWKDSLRRLKHIFDLKDQGTHADFSVYYIPGNHDIGYAILHPHKPQVISRYESEFGARNHKFTVGKVDFIAVDAQSLDAYPLKSQSSLSWGFVKNVSSDSNSNPRVLLTHIPLYRPDWTNCGPHRKSPIINQRFRRAIQDQGILYQNYVTEESSNDLLDLIKPVLVLSGHDHDQCAVKHESKLGTVEEITLGTISWQMGNLFPSFMLMSVRNFSESDPNLASPQEAVLTQLCFLPTQTYIYIWYLALFVVTLFSLLFLPTNNKSLWQQVVAVLSNCKQILSSNFFGEGRKEKTDDEDCEYEMIWDAEGSMHLVKKSSNRPQARSTDKDSVERGGALIRPTARKLNQEAETSTNLDISIEGGFDPTAKITPKPNRSISSIVIQRLIRTLRMLTFIAAVNVPLYVMLLFKDWNDQ; translated from the exons ATGAAGCAAAGGGAGCTGGCGGGGCTGCTCTGCTTCACCTGGGTGGTGACTCTTCTCTACGGGGAGATGTTTGCTTTCTGGGTCCCTTACCTCTGGTCCTGTTCTTGGCCTCATCACCATCACCAGTCGTCGGGATCCGAG ATGGTTGAGGCAGGAAAACAGAATGATTATGCCAAAATTGCTGTTCTTGCAGATCCACAG CTTATGGACAGAACATCAATTGGTCTTGCTCCAACATCGCCTGCACTCAAGGCAGCACAGTTTTATACTGACCTGCACATGCGAAGAGCATACTTGGGTTCCATACTCCCTTTCAAGCCTGATGCAGTTATATTTCTGGGTGATTATTTTGATGGCGGGCCCTTCTTGTCGGATGAAGA ATGGAAGGACTCTTTACGCCGTCTTAAGCATATCTTCGATCTCAAAGATCAAGGAACGCATGCAGATTTTTCAGTCTATTACATCCCAGGGAACCATGACATTGGCTATGCAATCCTTCACCCGCATAAGCCGCAG GTCATCAGCCGTTACGAGAGTGAATTTGGGGCAAGGAACCACAAGTTCACAGTCGGGAAAGTAGACTTTATTGCCGTTGATGCCCAAAGTCTAGATG CATATCCACTAAAAAGTCAGTCTTCCTTATCATGGGGTTTCGTCAAAAATGTTTCCTCTG ATTCAAATTCAAACCCACGGGTTTTGTTAACCCATATTCCATTATACCGCCCGGATTGGACTAATTGTGGGCCCCACCGTAAATCTCCAATCATCAATCAG AGGTTCCGAAGAGCGATTCAAGATCAAGGCATACT GTATCAAAACTACGTCACTGAGGAATCGTCGAATGATTTGCTGGATTTGATCAAACCT GTGCTTGTTTTATCAGGTCATGATCATGATCAATGTGCTGTGAAGCACGAGTCCAAGCTTGGAACTGTTGAGGAG ATCACTCTAGGAACGATAAGCTGGCAGATGGGGAACTTATTCCCGTCTTTCATGCTAATGTCCGTACGAAACTTCTCTGAATCGGATCCAAATTTGGCGAGTCCTCAAGAAGCGGTTTTGACTCAGCTTTGCTTTCTTCCTACGCAAACATACATCTACATATG GTATCTTGCTCTGTTCGTTGTGACTCTATTTAGCCTCCTATTTTTGCCTACGAACAACAAGAGTCTGTGGCAACAGGTAGTTGCAGTTCTCAGCAATTGCAAACAAATACTGAGTTCAAACTTTTTTGGAGAGGGACGGAAAGAGAAAACTGATGATGAAGATTGTGAGTATGAGATGATTTGGGATGCAGAAGGATCCATGCACCTCGTGAAGAAAAGTTCCAATCGCCCTCAAGCACGTTCAACTGATAAGGATTCAGTAGAAAG GGGTGGAGCTCTTATACGGCCCACGGCTAGAAAACTCAATCAGGAAGCAGAGACCTCTACAAACTTGGACATAAGCATTGAAGGTGGCTTCGATCCAACCGCAAAGATTACACCCAAACCGAACAGATCGATAAGCTCGATCGTGATTCAGAGACTGATCCGTACATTACGAATGCTTACTTTCATTGCTGCGGTGAATGTCCCTCTGTACGTGATGCTGCTGTTCAAGGATTGGAATGATCAGTAA